A part of Aspergillus flavus chromosome 5, complete sequence genomic DNA contains:
- a CDS encoding peptidyl-prolyl cis-trans isomerase: MASEFIGYNVLVTLRTPPNATVQGVVANVIGQRLMLRDVALSWSPQKFPTYFIEAADIADLSLGPNPSAPSHNQQAGREIHNIARVPPAIPAQQSFVDPAILSFSKPSSEQFSQAARTGGPQLQHAPNDRLSSPASQNIQPPPQVHRDQSAVLTEPFSNLELNVEGRATEPRNAPQENELHGSVPAGKDDFTTAPRSATQVNPKGGRRVGQNKSQRAGLTPVNEHDGAANTNPKTRGWRQTAFVQPASPQKYREREPNSRRRKKKDRGSYAEDPSGWATEDATDIQELGDFDFQSNLSKFDKRRVFEEIRNDDTTADEARLVSFNRRVPKPGTNGGKNLHWTENVLDSPLGSETGDTDQEPSDAKLSSGNYSGRELSRGSARAQSRKGSGILGQPLVPPQISTVGRGQLSASRTTSPRPGSKASVSASPISGPGVPGASLRLTTTNRSCPTVSPLQALEVEQIAVAELGLTEDMITENAGRSIAEAAVGLLSNDAAAPTMLVLTGNHRTGARAVSAARHLRNRGHRVTVCMLGIEHENELLESCRKQIDVFKKIGGRVHRWEDLSTRLSTSEFSPDLVLDALFGIHIAFDDLRTDDQAVAFEMIAWANRSNLEVLSVDVPSGFSASSGEVTVMEGGRVCVSSKSVVCLGAPKTGIINALLAGEGLTWSLSVADIGIPQIVWRKYGTRRRHGIDFGNRWVGIPLSAVSTRCIMLVIAGWLYLGETNFITNGFGRIYEDSITHSEWASGDSYSASAGAGGGKGGDNAPFKRLPFNFCSLSLQPFAHPVCTPSGTIFDLTNILPWIKKHGKNPVDGTPLKNSDLIKLNIAKNESGDYVDPVTYKVLTDNTHIVALRNTGNVFAWDTVERLNIKGKLWRDLVTDEEFGRKDIITLQDPQNIESRNLSSFNYLKEGESVPGQKEEESNVNASALGSSAKILKAKEAVAKARSERAQRADSSAVTKKADGSTTTSTQSKTASFQSGKPTPYNAAKYTTGMAAASFTSTGLTPHTSAELALLSDEEYMLKRGRVKQKGYARISTTSGDINLELQTEYAPKAVWNFIKLAKKGYYKDVTFHRNIKGFMIQGGDPSGTGRGGESIWGKYFNDEFEGPLKHDSRGTLSMANKGKNTNSSQFFIAYRALPHLNNKHTIFGHVIDDPTPSSTTLNNLETHPVNSSTNRPTPDIRITDVTIFVDPFEEFLNQKKAEEASGKNKKVDPTEEDRETQQEDDDQVTWTGKRVRGPGSTAAGGDAGSGVGKYLKAALANQTTQEEDEIVEFVDEEPEPEPMRKKFKSRGGFGDFSSWD; this comes from the exons ATGGCTTCCGAATTCATTGGATACAACGTTCTTGTGACGCTCAGAACGCCGCCTAATGCAACTGTCCAAGGAGTCGTCGCCAATGTCATAGGTCAACGTCTCATGCTGCGAGATG TCGCCCTTTCGTGGAGCCCCCAGAAATTTCCCACGTATTTCATTGAAGCTGCCGACATTGCCGACCTCTCTCTTGGACCGAACCCCAGTGCGCCCTCGCACAATCAGCAGGCAGGCAGGGAGATTCATAACATAGCCCGTGTGCCCCCTGCAATACCGGCGCAACAGTCATTTGTTGACCCGGCCATCCTAAGCTTCAGCAAACCATCTTCTGAGCAATTTAGTCAGGCCGCAAGAACAGGAGGGCCGCAGCTTCAACACGCTCCGAATGACCGGTTAAGCTCCCCAGCTTCTCAAAATATTCAACCCCCACCTCAGGTCCATCGTGACCAGTCCGCAGTCCTTACAGAACCATTCAGCAACTTGGAACTGAATGTAGAGGGCAGAGCAACGGAGCCTCGCAATGCGCCGCAGGAGAACGAGTTGCATGGATCTGTTCCTGCAGGAAAGGACGACTTTACGACTGCACCACGCTCTGCTACCCAGGTCAACCCAAAGGGTGGTCGTCGCGTTGGCCAGAACAAGTCCCAGCGTGCAGGGTTAACGCCTGTTAATGAGCACGATGGTGCGGCGAATACAAATCCAAAGACCCGAGGGTGGCGTCAGACTGCCTTTGTACAGCCTGCCAGTCCACAAAAatacagagaaagagagccCAACTCACGAcgtcggaagaagaaggaccgCGGTTCTTACGCGGAGGATCCCAGTGGTTGGGCAACAGAAGATGCTACCGACATTCAAGAACTGGGTGACTTCGATTTTCAAAGTAATCTCTCCAAATTCGACAAAAGAAGAGTCTTTGAAGAGATTAGAAATGACGACACCACCGCAGATGAAGCACGATTGGTCAGCTTCAACAGAAGGGTCCCCAAGCCGGGCACCAACGGTGGGAAGAATCTGCATTGGACTGAGAATGTGCTCGATAGTCCCCTGGGAAGTGAAACTGGAGACACTGACCAGGAGCCAAGTGACGCGAAACTTAGTAGCGGGAACTACTCAGGACGCGAGCTCTCAAGAGGGTCAGCACGAGCCCAGAGCCGGAAGGGAAGTGGCATTCTAGGACAACCCCTGGTACCTCCCCAGATTAGCACTGTTGGGCGTGGCCAACTCAGCGCTTCTCGTACTACCAGTCCTCGCCCTGGAAGTAAGGCTTCAGTCTCGGCATCGCCAATTAGCGGACCCGGCGTCCCTGGAGCTTCCTTGCGCCTCACTACCACGAATAGAAGTTGTCCGACTGTGAGCCCGCTACAAGCCCTCGAAGTCGAGCAAATTGCGGTCGCTGAACTTGGCCTGACTGAAGACATGATCACGGAAAACGCTGGGAGAAGCATTGCTGAAGCTGCCGTTGGCCTGTTGTCTAACGATGCCGCTGCGCCTACCATGCTTGTGTTGACCGGCAACCATCGTACTGGTGCAAGGGCCGTATCTGCTGCTCGTCACCTCCGTAATAGAGGGCACCGTGTGACTGTCTGCATGCTTGGTATTGAACACGAAAATGAATTACTCGAGAGCTGCCGCAAGCAGATTGATGTCTTCAAGAAGATCGGTGGACGTGTGCACAGATGGGAAGATCTATCAACGCGGCTTTCGACCTCTGAATTCAGTCCTGATCTAGTCCTAGATGCCCTATTCGGCATTCACATAGCCTTTGATGATCTCCGCACCGACGATCAAGCTGTGGCCTTTGAGATGATCGCCTGGGCCAACCGAAGCAACCTCGAAGTTCTATCCGTTGACGTTCCATCGGGCTTTTCAGCTTCGAGTG GTGAGGTGACTGTAATGGAGGGAGGCCGTGTGTGCGTCAGTTCCAAATCAGTAGTCTGCCTCGGGGCGCCCAAGACTGGAATTATAAATGCACTGCTAGCCGGGGAGGGTCTTACTTGGAGCCTTTCCGTAGCAGACATTGGTATTCCTCAGATTGTGTGGAGGAAGTATGGGACACGTCGCCGGCACGGAATTGACTTTGGCAATCGCTGGGTT GGTATACCCCTTTCTGCAGTGTCAACTAGATGCATCATGCTAGTCATAGCCGGTTGGCTGTACTTAGGCGAAACGAATTTCATAACGAATGGATT CGGTCGCATTTACGAAGATTCG ATCACACATTCTGAGTGGGCATCAGGGGATTCGTATTCTGCGAGCGCCGGAGCAGGAGGCGGGAAAGGAGGAGACAATGCACCCTTCAAACGTCTCCCTTTCAATTTCTGCTCTCTCTCACTGCAGCCATTCGCGCACCCGGTTTGCACGCCTTCAGGAACAATTTTCGACCTCACCAATATCCTCCCTTGGATCAAGAAACATGGAAAGAATCCGGTAGATGGCACACCACTCAAAAACTCCGACCTCATTAAACTCAATATCGCGAAGAACGAATCGGGGGATTACGTCGACCCAGTAACCTATAAAGTCTTAACGGACAACACACATATTGTCGCCTTGCGCAATACCGGAAATGTTTTCGCGTGGGATACCGTTGAGCGGTTGAATATCAAGGGAAAGCTGTGGCGCGACCTCGTTACGGATGAGGAATTCGGACGCAAGGACATAATCACCCTACAGGATCCCCAGAATATTGAGTCACGGAATCTCAGCTCCTTCAATTACTTGAAGGAAGGTGAAAGTGTTCCTGgacagaaagaggaagagtcCAATGTAAATGCCAGCGCGTTGGGAAGTTCAGCCAAGATCTTGAAGGCAAAGGAGGCTGTGGCTAAAGCCCGTTCGGAGAGAGCGCAACGAGCTGACTCTAGCGCTGTCACCAAGAAGGCTGATGGTAGTACAACTACAAGCACTCAATCCAAAACGGCCTCGTTCCAATCTGGGAAACCTACACCATATAATGCAGCCAAGTATACTACTGGTATGGCTGCGGCATCCTTCACGAGTACCGGTTTAACACCACATACATCTGCCGAGCTCGCACTTCTTTCCGACGAGGAATACATGTTAAAACGGGGACGTGTAAAGCAAAAGGGTTATGCTCGAATCTCAACCACATCCGGGGATATAAACCTGGAGCTACAGACGGAATATGCGCCAAAAGCCGTGTGGAACTTTATCAAACTGGCTAAGAAGGGTTATTATAAAGATGTCACCTTCCATCGTAATATCAAGGGCTTCATGATCCAGGGCGGAGATCCCTCGGGTACTGGTCGGGGTGGTGAAAGCATCTGGGGTAAATACTTCAATGATGAATTCGAGGGACCTCTGAAACATGATTCCAGAGGGACTCTCAGCATGGCCAACAAAGGCAAGAACACTAATAGTAGCCAGTT TTTCATTGCGTACCGTGCTCTCCCACATTTGAACAATAAGCATACTATTTTCGGTCATGTAATTGACGATCCGACTCCTTCGTCCACCACCCTAAACAACCTGGAAACGCACCCGGTCAATTCATCAACGAATAGACCTACTCCAGACATTCGCATCACAGATGTCACAATATTCGTGGACCCGTTTGAGGAGTTTCTGAATCAGAAAAAGGCGGAAGAGGCGTCAgggaagaataaaaaggTCGATccaacagaagaagatcggGAAACTCAacaggaagatgacgaccAAGTTACTTGGACAGGGAAGAGAGTACGCGGCCCAGGCTCTACAGCAGCTGGCGGTGATGCTGGAAGCGGAGTCGGAAAGTATTTGAAGGCTGCGCTGGCTAATCAAACTACtcaagaggaggatgagatcgTGGAATTTGTAGACGAGGAGCCCGAGCCTGAACCGATGCGGAAGAAGTTCAAAAGTAGGGGAGGGTTTGGTGATTTCAGTTCGTGGGATTGA
- a CDS encoding DNA helicase PIF1, with protein MNFALYSTARQAPEETVMFKKAVQDHSGGSAKPLQSSLLRSNGMQPPKLPPQSVGVKRKIEMANASGSALGSLHSAVYFDENDFDDDLDLDSEESEPVIPPPKIVRPNNEQQIPFHGTNPTTLATHTNKPAQVSTPAMKNDDLEIKYPELPPIPDDDPVPSSSIPVPWSSSPPSHFQKPTSSRTLPWLKKEEPTPAVQYKKPETPVRSKSTAIWNKSASAIKEEQKELRRQYKSQKSESVQHRPRAKIAPLFLSDEQKHVLNAVVEQGKSIFFTGSAGTGKSVLMREIIKKLRDKYRREPDRVAVTASTGLAACNIEGVTLHSFAGIGLGKEPVPELVKKVKRNPKGRNRWLRTKVLIIDEVSMVDGDLFDKLEELARRIRNNGRPFGGIQLVVTGDFFQLPPVPDGSTREAKFAFSAATWNTSIQHTILLTTVFRQADPDFANMLNEMRLGKLSQRTIDTFQQLQRPLDFHDSLEATELFPTRQEVEHANGARMQRLSGEVMTFNAADSGTIQDVQHREKLLANCMAPQVIHLKKGAQVMLIKNMEDTLVNGSIGRVVAFMDEATFDFYRENESDFAGDQGAQTDEEMMDRARKKLKSLAHKEGGVVVSKKWPLVCFVQPDGTERHLLCQPETWKIELPNGEVQAQRVQVPLILAWALSIHKAQGQTLPRVKVDLGRVFEKGQAYVALSRATSKEGLQVTRFDARKVMVHPKVTEFYSKLISITDVLKPKGGPRTIPGHYPEDDFEDDYLDYL; from the exons ATGAACTTTGCCCT ATACTCGACTGCCCGACAAGCGCCGGAAGAGACCGTAATGTTCAAGAAAGCTGTACAAGACCATTCAGGAGGATCAGCTAAACCCCTTCAGTCCAGCCTTCTTCGCAGCAATGGGATGCAACCACCGAAATTGCCGCCGCAGTCAGTAGGAGTCAAACGGAAAATCGAAATGGCCAATGCCAGCGGATCTGCCTTAGGGTCTTTGCACAGCGCCGTATACTTCGATGAGAATGATTTCGATGATGATCTCGATTTGGATAGCGAAGAGTCAGAACCAGTTATACCACCGCCAAAAATTGTGAGGCCGAATAATGAGCAACAGATACCATTTCACGGTACAAACCCAACTACCTTGGCGACGCATACGAACAAGCCGGCTCAAGTATCAACGCCTGCGATGAAGAATGACGACTTGGAGATAAAATACCCTGAGTTGCCTCCAATTCCTGACGATGATCCGGTGCCATCCAGCAGTATACCAGTTCCTTGGTCCTCATCACCACCCTCTCACTTTCAGAAACCTACCAGTTCACGAACTCTGCCGTGGCTTAAGAAAGAGGAGCCGACGCCAGCAGTACAGTACAAGAAGCCAGAAACGCCTGTGCGCTCTAAATCTACTGCCATATGGAACAAATCGGCGAGCGCAATCAAGGAGGAACAAAAGGAACTACGCCGACAGTATAAGAGTCAGAAGTCCGAATCTGTGCAACATCGCCCACGTGCTAAGATAGCGCCTTTATTTCTCAGTGATGAACAAAAGCACGTACTTAATGCCGTTGTTGAACAAGGGAAGAGTATATTCTTCACCGGTTCCGCCGGAACTGGAAAATCAGTTCTTATGAGAGAAATCATAAAGAAACTTCGCGACAAATACAGGAGAGAACCTGACAGAGTGGCAGTGACTGCTTCGACGGGTCTTGCTGCTTGTAACATCGAGGGTGTCACCCTCCATAGCTTCGCAGGTATAGGGTTAGGCAAAGAGCCTGTTCCTGAGCTTGTTAAGAAG GTCAAGAGAAATCCCAAGGGCCGGAACCGTTGGCTACGTACAAAAGTTCTGATTATTGATGAAGTATCCATGGTTGATGGAGACCTCTTTGACAAGCTCGAGGAACTTGCTCGACGGATTAGAAACAACGGCCGTCCTTTCGGCGGTATTCAGCTTGTCGTCACTGGAGACTTCTTCCAATTGCCTCCGGTCCCTGATGGCAGTACTCGAGAGGCGAAGTTTGCGTTCTCTGCTGCTACCTGGAACACCTCTATACAGCACACAATCCTCTTGACCACCGTTTTCCGTCAAGCAGACCCGGATTTTGCCAACATGCTCAATGAAATGAGACTTGGAAAGCTCAGTCAGCGGACAATCGATACCTTTCAACAACTACAACGGCCACTTGACTTTCATGATTCTCTTGAAGCTACGGAGCT GTTTCCAACACGCCAAGAGGTAGAGCATGCAAACGGTGCAAGAATGCAAAGACTGTCCGGCGAAGTGATGACTTTCAATGCGGCAGATTCGGGCACAATTCAAGACGTACAGCATCGTGAGAAATTACTGGCCAACTGCATGGCTCCACAGGTGATCCACCTCAAAAAAGGAGCGCAAGTCATGCTCATCAAAAATATGGAAGACACACTCGTCAACGGGTCAATCGGACGAGTGGTCGCATTTATGGATGAGGCAACATTCGATTTCTACCGCGAGAATGAAAGCGACTTCGCTGGTGACCAGGGAGCCCAAACCGATGAAGAGATGATGGATCGCGCCCGCAAGAAGCTTAAATCTCTTGCTCACAAAGAAGGGGGTGTCGTGGTGAGCAAGAAATGGCCTCTCGTCTGTTTTGTACAGCCGGATGGAACCGAAAGACACCTGCTTTGCCAACCAGAAACATGGAAGATCGAGCTTCCCAATGGAGAGGTCCAGGCTCAACGAGTACAGGTCCCATTGATTCTTGCCTGGGCTCTGTCTATCCACAAGGCTCAGGGCCAGACCTTGCCGCGGGTTAAAGTCGATCTTGGACGAGTTTTCGAAAAAGGTCAGGCTTACGTTGCTCTAAGTCGTGCAACGTCCAAGGAAGGTCTTCAAGTCACACGGTTCGATGCGCGAAAGGTCATGGTGCATCCCAAAGTCACCGAGTTTTACTCTAAACTCATCAGCATCACTGACGTGCTCAAGCCGAAAGGCGGGCCACGGACTATTCCTGGCCATTACCCTGAAGACGACTTTGAAGATGATTATCTAGACTATCTATAA
- a CDS encoding nucleotide excision repair factor, whose amino-acid sequence MAEKGASNKEHPLAGVVLCFTSILPEQRTELATIARQMGATLKLDLTSDVTHLIVGEINTAKYKFVARERADVTVLKPEWVEAVRQSWMQGEDTDVRGLEEQYKFPTFAGLCICITGFEDMAFRNYIQDTAIVHGAEFRKDLTKQVTHLVARDTESQKYKFATQWNIKVVTVKWFTDSIERGMVLEETLYHPLVPEEQQGAGAWNRAQPTPREKDPGNESSSNPRPRKLRRIASAKLVDQNEGIWGDIVGTGSRGSQQKDDSQLLAKRASMVQEAKSFASETTFAEAFEQGNEKIQKPRQKSSETTSHRDGFLDGCYFFIHGFSSKQTNVLRQHLSFNGAQLVGSLSEFSRPDIPKRGHGLYTIVPYKMPRAQVPSTDDLAFECEIVTDMWLERCLDAKALVPPESHIANTPIPRIPIPGLDGMKICSTGVSRIDLLHLSKLVGLIGATYNEYLTPTASVLLCNDPGSANQEKLRHTYEWNVPAVTVDWLWTTIQKAQKQPFEPFLIRKPISESSRDPEKRAGSRPEQKEQSQEPNKRNNAIKSQSHPNHLQTNKLIRQTSRESDKAPSRHSTPLQEKSEILQKEPTIRESPTKEPSQQHAAYISPRKRPASEQTTDPTSLTAIETTLSGFLQQARAANSRSTSDTGENGDRPRSRRRKPLLGRAPSHASVRSTEHKGFSRASSIDTLNEDGCGSAIDSVNTDGIPSLVNSGRFDFLEGDRINEEEESETPPMTQLNYEDPDAVAMREKFLNQAGKLVEKKPANQDLIVGEVKELENVGWGSGRRTRNAGKVAEDNTF is encoded by the exons ATGGCAGAGAAGGGTGCCTCAA ACAAGGAGCATCCTCTTGCGGGGGTGGTCCTGTGCTTCACGTCCATTCTACCAGAACAACGG ACGGAGCTGGCTACAATCGCGCGCCAGATGGGAGCGACTCTCAAACTTGACCTAACCTCCGATGTTACCCATTTGATTGTCGGCGAGATCAATACCGCGAAATACAAATTCGTCGCACGAGAACGAGCGGATGTGACTGTCCTCAAGCCCGAGTGGGTAGAAGCGGTCCGCCAATCATGGATGCAGGGAGAGGATACAGACGTTCGAGGTCTGGAAGAACAATACAAATTCCCGACATTTGCCGGATTGTGTATATGTATAACAGGGTTCGAGGACA TGGCATTTCGAAACTATATCCAAGACACAGCCATTGTACATGGAGCCGAGTTCAGAAAAGATCTTACGAAACAAGTCACCCATCTTGTCGCACGAGATACGGAGAGCCAGAAGTACAAGTTTGCGACGCAATGGAACATCAAGGTCGTTACTGTGAAATGGTTCACCGACAGTATAGAGCGTGGAATGGTCCTGGAGGAAACATTATATCACCCGCTTGTGCCGGAAGAGCAGCAGGGTGCGGGGGCCTGGAATCGCGCACAGCCCACTCCGCGGGAGAAAGACCCGGGTAATGAGAGTTCGTCGAATCCTCGCCCTAGAAAGTTGCGCCGCATCGCAAGTGCCAAATTGGTAGACCAGAACGAAGGGATCTGGGGTGATATCGTAGGCACAGGCTCCAGAGGAAGTCAACAGAAAGACGATAGTCAGTTGCTCGCTAAGCGCGCATCTATGGTTCAAGAGGCCAAGTCGTTCGCTAGTGAAACTACCTTTGCAGAAGCCTTTGAGCAGGGCAATGAAAAGATCCAAAAGCCTCGTCAGAAATCCTCAGAAACGACCAGCCACCGTGATGGCTTTTTGGACGGTTGTTATTTCTTCATTCATGGATTCTCTTCAAAGCAG ACGAATGTCCTCCGCCAACATCTCTCGTTCAATGGAGCCCAGTTGGTCGGCTCATTGAGCGAATTCTCTCGGCCGGACATTCCTAAGAGAGGCCATGGTCTTTACACAATTGTCCCCTACAAGATGCCTCGAGCCCAGGTTCCCTCCACAGATGATCTAGCATTCGAATGTGAAATTGTAACCGATATGTGGTTGGAAAGATGCCTTGATGCCAAGGCTCTAGTACCCCCAGAATCACACATTGCGAACACCCCAATCCCTCGAATCCCTATCCCTG GGCTCGACGGTATGAAAATCTGCTCTACAGGTGTATCTCGTATAGATCTTCTACATCTATCGAAACTCGTAGGTCTTATTG GGGCAACCTATAATGAGTACCTGACACCAACTGCATCTGTTTTGTTATGTAATGATCCTGGTTCTGCAAATCAAGAAAAGCTAAGGCATACGTATGAATGGAACGTTCCCGCAGTCACCGTCGATTGGCTATGGACCACCATTCAAAAAGCACAGAAACAGCCATTCGAGCCTTTTCTAATTCGCAAACCAATCTCAGAAAGCAGTCGAGACCCGGAAAAGCGAGCTGGCTCTCGCCCGGAGCAAAAGGAACAGTCCCAGGAGCCTAACAAACGCAACAACGCAATCAAATCTCAATCCCACCCAAATCACCTTCAAACGAACAAACTCATTAGACAAACATCAAGGGAATCAGACAAAGCCCCCTCGCGCCATTCAACACCCCTACAGGAGAAGTCCGAAATCCTGCAAAAAGAACCCACCATAAGGGAATCCCCCACAAAAGAACCAAGCCAACAACATGCAGCATACATATCACCAAGGAAGCGTCCAGCCTCAGAACAAACAACAGATCCAACCTCCCTAACCGCAATCGAAACAACGCTGAGCGGATTCCTCCAGCAGGCACGAGCAGCAAACTCGCGCTCCACATCAGACACAGGAGAGAACGGCGACCGGCCGCGTTCAAGGCGCAGAAAGCCTCTTCTTGGAAGAGCGCCCTCTCATGCCTCCGTCCGCTCTACCGAACATAAAGGGTTCTCTCGCGCTAGCTCAATCGACACTCTGAATGAAGATGGCTGCGGAAGTGCAATAGACAGCGTCAATACAGACGGGATACCGTCCCTTGTGAACAGCGGGAGATTCGATTTCCTCGAAGGAGACCGTAttaatgaagaagaggagtcTGAAACACCTCCAATGACACAATTAAACTACGAAGACCCGGATGCTGTCGCAATGCGCGAGAAATTCCTCAACCAGGCAGGCAAACTCGTCGAAAAGAAGCCTGCGAATCAGGACCTCATTGTGGGTGAAGTTAAGGAACTCGAAAACGTGGGTTGGGGGTCTGGTCGGAGAACGAGAAATGCAGGCAAGGTTGCGGAGGATAATACTTTTTAG